Proteins from a genomic interval of Xiphophorus maculatus strain JP 163 A chromosome 7, X_maculatus-5.0-male, whole genome shotgun sequence:
- the tmem169 gene encoding transmembrane protein 169 has translation MAQVEESHTEGENSPQMVSLRSDVAVSQGNDGEVGPSMRRKRRKKKEPRPESIIVYRSEMERAPGEEQSGEEGGERSTEEGAKFLGTPTGEERDWNLPPDSRYVTLTGTITRGKKKGQVVDIHVTLTERELRDLAKSKERLDAECEAGEGYKRKCTLGVCQGPHVVLWSISCAPVVFLLSFITSFYYGTLTWYNVFLVYNEERTFWHKITICPFLIIFYPVLIMPLALSLALYSAVVQVSWAFSEWWLAVRDLEKGFCGWACGKLGLEDCSPYSIVELLDSDTVSGTLQSKAPSEFAQTSSV, from the exons ATGGCACAGGTAGAGGAATCTCACACTGAAGGGGAGAACAGCCCTCAGATGGTCTCCTTAAGATCAGACGTGGCAGTGAGCCAGGGGAATGATGGAGAAGTGGGGCCATctatgaggaggaagaggaggaagaagaaagagcCCCGTCCAGAGTCCATCATCGTGTACCGCTCCGAAATGGAGAGAGCACCAGGAGAGGAGCAGAGcggagaggagggaggagaaaGGAGCACAGAGGAGGGAGCAAAGTTCCTGGGAACACCAACAGGAGAAG AAAGGGACTGGAACCTTCCTCCAGACAGCCGCTACGTGACGCTTACTGGCACCATCACTCGAGGAAAGAAGAAAGGCCAGGTGGTGGACATTCACGTCACTTTGACAGAGAGAGAACTCAGGGATCTGGCCAAGTCAAAGGAGCGTCTTGATGCAGAGTGTGAGGCTGGGGAAGGGTACAAACGCAAGTGTACCTTAGGAGTGTGCCAGGGACCCCATGTGGTGCTGTGGAGCATCTCCTGCGCTCCTGTGGTTTTCCTCCTTTCCTTCATCACCTCCTTCTACTATGGCACGCTCACCTGGTACAACGTCTTCCTGGTGTACAACGAGGAGCGGACGTTCTGGCACAAGATTACCATTTGCCCCTTTCTCATCATCTTTTACCCTGTGCTCATCATGCCATTGGCGTTGTCTCTGGCTCTATACTCAGCCGTGGTGCAGGTGTCCTGGGCTTTCAGTGAGTGGTGGCTGGCGGTGCGAGACCTGGAGAAAGGCTTTTGTGGATGGGCCTGTGGGAAGCTGGGGCTGGAGGACTGCTCCCCCTACAGCATTGTGGAGCTGCTCGACTCTGACACGGTTTCTGGGACTCTGCAGAGCAAGGCACCCAGTGAATTTGCCCAGACGTCATCAGTTTGA